The Deinococcus sonorensis KR-87 genome includes a window with the following:
- a CDS encoding ComF family protein — MTGWLRALLPRRCPGCQRQLGSADGLCPACRGQLRAQVYRRSLLRPDDVPHLVALGPYRGVLGRTVRALKYGGARELAPLLGAALAEGVPAAWQVRAVLHVPMHPARLRQRGYDQAALLAAEVARQLGVPHVTALARVRQGGPQAKQAAEQRRTALQGAFVCRSVPAGALLLLDDVMTTGSTLTACRDALTQAGAGPVYYAVVAR; from the coding sequence ATGACCGGCTGGCTGCGCGCCCTGCTGCCGCGCCGCTGCCCCGGCTGTCAGCGGCAGCTGGGGTCGGCCGACGGGTTGTGTCCGGCCTGCCGGGGGCAGCTGCGGGCGCAGGTCTACCGCCGCAGCCTGCTGCGCCCCGACGACGTGCCGCACCTGGTGGCGTTGGGGCCGTACCGGGGGGTGCTGGGCCGGACGGTGCGGGCCCTGAAGTACGGCGGCGCGCGCGAGCTGGCGCCGCTGCTGGGCGCCGCGCTGGCGGAAGGGGTCCCGGCGGCGTGGCAGGTCCGGGCGGTGCTGCACGTGCCGATGCATCCGGCCCGGCTGCGCCAGCGCGGGTACGACCAGGCCGCTCTGCTGGCCGCCGAGGTGGCGCGGCAGCTGGGGGTGCCGCATGTGACGGCGCTGGCGCGGGTGCGGCAGGGTGGCCCGCAGGCGAAGCAGGCCGCCGAGCAGCGCCGGACAGCCCTGCAGGGCGCCTTCGTCTGCCGATCCGTACCGGCCGGCGCACTCCTGTTGCTGGACGATGTGATGACCACCGGATCTACCCTGACCGCCTGTCGGGACGCGCTGACGCAGGCCGGCGCCGGGCCGGTGTATTACGCCGTGGTGGCCCGCTGA
- a CDS encoding N-acetylmuramoyl-L-alanine amidase family protein, protein MLRQRVFCLFLSGALWLPGALSQPLAPAVSLPGPVSTAPIFVAYPPEAYRVAFDHVIFEGSVQPGATLSVNGRPLAVGPDGLFREWLPLAPGLNTLQLSSVQDGVVTGLTRHVTRTVPPAPAAIQIGTIQPDRDLTWYGLPAAQDRAITVSFRGTPGGRAMFWLGTRGPYTMSAEGDRYSGSATLRADDTFQNAAVRVRLIGAGGARSDATAPGRLTLAPGPRVAEVTAADIGRGVNPDPVSWSVAGGLGLVYPPQGVQFGVVGLRGDRYLTRLPGVAPLLDLDRRSVRLLPPGTALPPARLDQPSLADEGRHLTLALPLGSRVPFTLTQTADGLDLRLYRTAGDPAALNAVPLTDPLLAGVQWSREGEGGPLLARLRLASSQAWGYDAAYQDTTLSVRLRRPSEPAQAAGPLGGLTIVVDPGHGGSEQGGAGALRVPEKDLNLSLGLQVAAGLRALGARVVLTRQSDVTVPLYNRPLLAETMDADLLLSIHANALPDGRDPRGRRGSGVYWTRPQALPLAQRIQAALQRALPELGDDGLHLADLALTRPSSQLSLLIETAYLTDPDNLRLLMSDAGRSRIAVAVVQGVQDFYAERAGLAAR, encoded by the coding sequence ATGCTTCGCCAGCGGGTGTTCTGTCTGTTCCTGTCGGGGGCGCTGTGGCTGCCGGGCGCGCTGAGCCAGCCGCTGGCACCGGCTGTTTCGCTGCCGGGCCCCGTCAGCACGGCGCCGATCTTTGTGGCCTACCCGCCGGAGGCCTACCGGGTGGCCTTCGACCACGTCATCTTCGAGGGCAGCGTGCAGCCGGGCGCCACCCTGAGCGTGAACGGCCGCCCGCTGGCGGTGGGACCGGACGGGCTGTTCCGCGAGTGGCTGCCGCTGGCGCCCGGCCTCAACACCCTGCAGCTCAGTTCGGTGCAGGACGGCGTGGTGACGGGCCTGACCCGTCACGTCACCCGCACCGTCCCGCCGGCCCCGGCGGCCATCCAGATCGGCACCATTCAGCCGGACCGGGACCTGACGTGGTACGGGCTGCCCGCTGCCCAGGACCGCGCCATCACCGTGTCGTTCCGGGGCACGCCGGGTGGCCGGGCGATGTTCTGGCTGGGCACCCGCGGCCCCTACACCATGTCCGCCGAAGGCGACCGCTACAGCGGCAGCGCGACCCTGCGTGCCGATGACACGTTCCAGAACGCGGCGGTGCGGGTGCGGCTGATCGGGGCGGGCGGAGCGCGCAGTGACGCCACCGCGCCGGGACGGCTCACGCTGGCCCCCGGTCCACGGGTGGCCGAGGTCACGGCGGCCGACATCGGCCGCGGCGTCAACCCGGACCCGGTGAGCTGGAGCGTGGCGGGCGGCCTGGGGCTGGTGTACCCGCCTCAGGGCGTGCAGTTCGGCGTGGTGGGTCTGCGGGGTGACCGCTACCTGACCCGGCTGCCGGGCGTGGCGCCGCTGCTGGACCTGGACCGCCGCAGTGTCCGGCTGCTGCCGCCCGGCACCGCGCTGCCGCCGGCCCGCCTGGACCAGCCCAGCCTGGCGGACGAGGGCCGGCACCTGACGCTCGCCCTGCCGCTGGGGAGCCGGGTGCCGTTCACGCTGACCCAGACGGCAGACGGGCTGGACCTGCGGCTGTACCGCACCGCTGGCGACCCGGCGGCGCTCAATGCCGTCCCGCTCACCGATCCGCTGCTGGCGGGCGTGCAGTGGAGCCGGGAAGGGGAGGGGGGACCGCTGCTGGCCCGGCTGCGGCTGGCCTCGTCCCAGGCCTGGGGTTACGACGCGGCCTACCAGGACACCACCCTCAGCGTGCGTCTGCGCCGACCGTCGGAGCCGGCGCAGGCCGCAGGGCCGCTCGGCGGGCTGACCATCGTGGTGGACCCGGGCCACGGGGGCAGCGAGCAGGGCGGGGCGGGAGCCCTCCGGGTGCCGGAGAAGGACCTGAACCTGAGCCTGGGCCTGCAGGTGGCGGCGGGCCTGCGCGCGCTGGGAGCGCGGGTGGTGCTGACCCGCCAGAGCGACGTGACGGTGCCGCTCTACAACCGGCCGTTGCTGGCTGAGACGATGGACGCTGACCTGCTGCTGAGCATTCATGCCAATGCCCTCCCCGACGGCCGCGATCCACGGGGTCGGCGCGGCAGCGGCGTGTACTGGACCCGCCCGCAGGCGCTCCCGCTGGCCCAGCGGATTCAGGCGGCGCTGCAGCGGGCGCTGCCGGAGCTGGGCGACGACGGGCTGCACCTCGCGGACCTGGCGCTGACCCGCCCCAGCAGCCAGCTCTCGCTGCTGATCGAGACCGCCTACCTCACCGACCCCGACAACCTTCGCCTGCTGATGAGCGACGCTGGCCGGTCCCGCATCGCGGTGGCCGTCGTGCAGGGCGTCCAGGACTTCTATGCGGAGCGGGCGGGGCTGGCCGCCCGCTGA
- a CDS encoding M23 family metallopeptidase, with the protein MTAPLVLALLLSTAAPLCQPEPKESPAREAVWDAQIARLPALARSLPAAPDTRLLMPVDGVRVSQVANTWNADRSGGLAHAGQDIFARRGTPVRSATDGLVWMIGSSERGGKWVYVLGAGGRRYYYAHLDTVAKLREGQRVTTQTVLGTVGNTGDAETTPSHLHFGVFERYRPDGPCRFPALNPLPLLRDRPDEG; encoded by the coding sequence ATGACTGCGCCGCTTGTGCTGGCCCTGCTACTCTCCACCGCCGCCCCCCTGTGTCAGCCGGAGCCCAAGGAAAGTCCGGCGCGCGAGGCGGTGTGGGACGCCCAGATCGCCCGCCTGCCGGCGCTGGCCCGTTCGCTGCCTGCCGCGCCCGATACCCGTCTGCTGATGCCGGTGGACGGCGTGCGGGTGTCGCAGGTGGCCAACACCTGGAACGCGGACCGTTCTGGCGGACTCGCGCACGCCGGGCAGGACATCTTCGCGCGACGCGGCACCCCGGTCCGCTCCGCCACCGACGGGCTGGTGTGGATGATCGGGTCGAGCGAGCGGGGCGGCAAGTGGGTGTACGTGCTGGGGGCCGGTGGACGCCGGTACTACTACGCCCACCTGGACACGGTGGCCAAGCTGCGCGAGGGGCAGCGGGTGACCACCCAGACGGTGTTGGGCACGGTGGGCAACACCGGCGACGCGGAGACCACGCCGTCGCACCTGCACTTCGGGGTGTTCGAGCGCTACCGGCCGGACGGGCCGTGCCGTTTTCCGGCGCTCAATCCGCTGCCGCTGCTGCGTGACCGGCCGGACGAAGGCTGA
- the miaB gene encoding tRNA (N6-isopentenyl adenosine(37)-C2)-methylthiotransferase MiaB translates to MKATVMTYGCQMNEYDTHLVESQLVSLGADLVDSIEEADFVLINTCAVRGKPVDKVRSVLGDLRKQKAQRGLVVGMMGCLAQLEEGQQIARKFEVDVLLGPGSLLDIGKALESNERFWGLQFKDELHDHIPPAPQGKLQAHLTIMRGCDHHCTYCIVPTTRGPQVSRTPDSILRELDGLLAAGVREVTLLGQNVNAYGIDQGARVAGIPSFAELLRLVGQSGIERIKFTTSHPMNFTEDVALAMAETPAVCEFVHLPVQSGSNAVLRRMAREYTRERYLEHIAAIRRHLPDVVLATDIIVGFPGETEADFQQTLDLYDEVGYDSAYMFIYSARPGTPSYRHFADLPREVKTERLQRLIARQKEWSQRRNAAKVGTVQQVLLRGDAFEPGFLEGHSRGNHPVVVPKALGADRAGIYPVHIGHATPHMLYGAVLGADGQPLPELPRLTPEAAALSAPLAML, encoded by the coding sequence ATGAAAGCGACCGTCATGACCTATGGCTGTCAGATGAATGAATACGACACCCATCTGGTGGAGAGCCAGTTGGTGTCACTGGGCGCCGATCTGGTGGACAGCATTGAAGAGGCCGATTTCGTGCTGATCAACACCTGCGCGGTGCGCGGCAAGCCGGTGGACAAGGTGCGCAGCGTGCTGGGCGACCTGAGAAAGCAGAAGGCGCAGCGCGGCCTGGTGGTGGGCATGATGGGCTGCCTGGCGCAGCTGGAAGAGGGCCAGCAGATCGCCCGCAAATTCGAGGTGGACGTGCTGCTGGGGCCGGGTAGCCTGCTGGACATCGGTAAGGCGCTGGAGAGCAACGAGCGCTTCTGGGGCCTGCAGTTCAAGGACGAGCTGCACGACCACATCCCGCCCGCGCCGCAGGGCAAGCTGCAGGCGCACCTGACCATCATGCGTGGCTGCGACCACCACTGCACCTACTGCATCGTGCCCACCACCCGCGGCCCGCAGGTCAGTCGCACGCCGGACAGCATCCTGCGGGAACTGGACGGACTGCTGGCCGCCGGCGTTCGGGAGGTCACGCTGCTGGGGCAGAACGTGAACGCCTACGGCATCGATCAGGGGGCGCGGGTCGCGGGCATTCCCAGCTTCGCCGAGCTGCTGCGGCTGGTGGGCCAGAGCGGCATCGAGCGCATCAAGTTCACCACCAGCCACCCGATGAACTTCACCGAGGACGTGGCGCTGGCGATGGCCGAGACGCCCGCCGTCTGCGAATTCGTGCACCTGCCGGTGCAGAGCGGGAGCAACGCGGTGCTGCGGCGCATGGCCCGGGAGTACACCCGCGAGCGGTACCTGGAGCACATCGCGGCCATCCGGCGGCACCTGCCGGACGTGGTGCTGGCGACCGACATCATCGTGGGCTTTCCCGGCGAGACCGAAGCGGACTTTCAGCAGACGCTGGACCTGTACGACGAGGTGGGCTACGACTCGGCCTACATGTTCATCTACAGCGCCCGGCCCGGCACGCCCAGCTACCGGCACTTCGCGGACCTGCCGCGCGAGGTCAAGACCGAGCGGCTGCAGCGCCTGATCGCGCGCCAGAAAGAGTGGAGCCAGCGCCGCAACGCCGCGAAGGTGGGCACGGTCCAGCAGGTGCTGCTGCGCGGCGACGCTTTCGAACCTGGGTTTCTGGAGGGGCACAGCCGGGGCAACCATCCGGTGGTGGTGCCCAAGGCGCTGGGCGCGGACCGGGCCGGCATCTATCCGGTCCACATCGGGCACGCCACGCCGCACATGCTCTACGGCGCGGTCCTGGGCGCCGACGGGCAGCCGCTGCCGGAGCTGCCGCGCCTGACGCCCGAAGCGGCGGCCCTCAGCGCGCCGCTGGCGATGCTCTAG